The Triticum aestivum cultivar Chinese Spring chromosome 7B, IWGSC CS RefSeq v2.1, whole genome shotgun sequence genome window below encodes:
- the LOC123160464 gene encoding ent-copalyl diphosphate synthase 1, chloroplastic isoform X1, translating to MQLHHLLPPAWVPSGYGGHGPRPRALVVKGPCRFSGKGDAALVETAGSRVALQIAQATSVSSAKGLQTNLVRNDIQILERTEEPCDLDDYCVIPGTEFGQPLVNQVRMMLGSMSDGEISVSAYDTAWVALVPRLDDSDSPQFPATLQWILDNQLPDGSWGDAALFSAYDRITNTLACVVALTKWSLGPDKCSRGLSFLEENMWRLAEEDLESMPIGFEIAFPSLLEVAKSLGIGFPYDHHALKRIYANREVKLKKIPMEMMHRIPTTILHSLEGMPGVDWHKILRLQSSDGSFLYSPSATAFALKQTGDAKCFEYIDRIVKKFNGGVPNVYPVDLFEHIWVVDRLERLGISRYFKQEIKQCLDYVHSHWTEDGICWARNSAVRDVDDTAMAFRLLRLHGYDVSPSVFEKFEKDGEFFCFAGQSTQAVTGMYNLNRASQLRFPAEDVLQRAGRFSYEFLREREAQGTIRDKWIIAKDLPGEVKYTLDFPWYASLPRVEARVYLDQYGGENDVWIGKTLYRMPLVNNNTYLELAKRDFNRCQVQHQLEWHGLQKWFIDNGLETFGVALRDVLRAYFLAAACIFEPSRATERLAWAKVSVLANIITKYLHSDLSGNEMMERFMHGGLHEGHSTISWRKGDAKEDILVGALQQFIDLLAQETLPVGEGPMYINNLLRCAWIEWMMQLINREDDTYDSSVIQEGSCMVHDKQTCLLLVKIIEICGGRTGEASSMINSMDGACFIQLASSICDNLHHKMLLSQDTETNEVAMSHMDEKIEAGMQELTQNFLQTHDDGTSSETKRTLLSVVRSCYYAANCPHDVFDRHVSKVIFEHVF from the exons ATGCAGCTCCACCACCTCTTGCCGCCGGCGTGGGTGCCATCGGGCTACGGCGGCCACGGGCCGCGCCCGCGTGCCCTCGTCGTCAAAG GTCCATGCCGGTTCAGCGGCAAAGGAGATGCCGCCCTTGTGGAAACCGCCGGCTCACGCGTCGCTCTCCAGATTGCGCAGGCCACCAGCGTATCCAGTGCTAAAG GGTTGCAAACAAACCTTGTCAGAAATGATATTCAGATTCTAGAACGGACCGAGGAACCATGTGACCTCGACGACTACTGTGTGATTCCTGGGACAGAGTTTGGGCAGCCACTGGTCAACCAAGTGAGGATGATGCTGGGATCGATGAGTGATGGCGAGATCAGCGTGTCGGCATACGACACTGCCTGGGTCGCCCTGGTGCCGAGGCTCGATGACAGCGATAGCCCCCAGTTCCCCGCCACCCTCCAGTGGATTCTCGACAACCAGCTCCCAGACGGCTCCTGGGGGGACGCTGCCCTGTTCTCCGCCTATGACCGGATCACCAACACCCTTGCCTGTGTCGTGGCTCTCACAAAGTGGTCTCTTGGCCCTGATAAATGCAGCAGAG GGCTCTCTTTTCTGGAAGAGAACATGTGGAGACTAGCAGAGGAAGACCTGGAGTCGATGCCCATCGGCTTCGAGATTGCGTTTCCTTCTCTCCTGGAGGTGGCCAAGAGCTTGGGCATTGGGTTCCCGTATGATCACCATGCTCTGAAGCGCATATATGCCAACAGAGAAGTGAAGCTCAAGAA GATTCCGATGGAGATGATGCACAGAATTCCAACGACGATCCTGCATTCCCTTGAAGGAATGCCTGGGGTGGACTGGCACAAGATCCTCAGGCTCCAGTCTAGTGATGGGTCCTTCCTCTATTCTCCTTCAGCTACAGCCTTTGCTCTCAAGCAAACTGGTGACGCAAAATGCTTCGAGTACATCGACAGAATCGTcaagaaattcaatggaggag TTCCCAATGTTTACCCTGTCGATCTCTTTGAACACATCTGGGTCGTCGATCGGCTGGAGCGTCTTGGAATCTCACGCTACTTCAAGCAAGAAATTAAACAGTGCTTGGACTATGTCCACAG CCACTGGACTGAAGACGGTATTTGCTGGGCAAGGAACTCCGCTGTAAGAGACGTGGATGACACAGCCATGGCATTCCGGCTGCTGCGGCTACATGGATACGATGTCTCCCCGA GTGTATTTGAGAAGTTTGAGAAGGACGGGGAGTTCTTCTGTTTCGCGGGGCAATCAACGCAAGCAGTCACTGGGATGTACAACCTGAACAGGGCCTCTCAGCTAAGATTCCCTGCAGAGGATGTGTTGCAGCGTGCAGGGAGATTCTCGTATGAGTTCCTTAGAGAAAGGGAAGCCCAGGGCACGATCCGAGACAAATGGATCATTGCTAAGGATCTACCAGGCGAG GTAAAATATACACTGGACTTCCCATGGTATGCAAGCTTACCGCGTGTAGAAGCAAGGGTCTACCTAGATCAATATGGTGGTGAGAATGATGTCTGGATTGGAAAGACACTCTACAG GATGCCACTTGTGAACAACAACACCTATCTTGAGTTGGCAAAGCGTGATTTCAATCGCTGCCAAGTCCAACATCAGCTTGAGTGGCATGGCCTACAAAA GTGGTTTATTGACAATGGCCTCGAGACTTTTGGGGTGGCTTTAAGAGATGTTCTGAGAGCTTATTTTCTAGCTGCCGCTTGCATTTTTGAACCAAGCCGTGCCACAGAGCGACTTGCATGGGCCAAGGTGTCAGTGCTGGCCAACATTATTACTAAATATCTTCATAGCGATTTGTCGGGTAATGAAATGATGGAACGGTTTATGCACGGCGGTCTCCATGAAGGACATAGTACTATATCATG GCGTAAAGGAGATGCAAAAGAGGACATTCTTGTGGGGGCACTTCAGCAGTTTATTGATTTATTGGCACAAGAGACACTACCTGTTGGTGAAGGACCAATGTACATCAACAATTTGTTACGTTGTGCT TGGATTGAATGGATGATGCAACTGATAAATAGAGAGGATGACACATACGATTCAAGTGTTATTCAAGAAGGGTCGTGCATGGTTCATGATAAACAAACATGTTTGCTTCTAGTCAAAATTATTGAGATTTGTGGTGGACGAACTGGTGAAGCATCATCGATGATAAACAGCATGGATGGTGCTTGCTTTATTCAGCTTGCGTCCTCTATTTGTGACAACCTTCACCACAAGATGTTACTTTCTCAG GACACCGAAACGAACGAGGTGGCGATGAGCCACATGGACGAGAAAATCGAGGCGGGCATGCAGGAACTCACCCAGAACTTTCTCCAGACACACGATGATGGGACGAGCAGCGAGACGAAGCGGACCTTGTTGAGCGTGGTGAGAAGCTGTTACTACGCGGCTAACTGCCCTCACGATGTATTCGATAGACATGTTTCGAAGGTCATTTTCGAACATGTGttttga
- the LOC123160464 gene encoding ent-copalyl diphosphate synthase 1, chloroplastic isoform X2 → MMLGSMSDGEISVSAYDTAWVALVPRLDDSDSPQFPATLQWILDNQLPDGSWGDAALFSAYDRITNTLACVVALTKWSLGPDKCSRGLSFLEENMWRLAEEDLESMPIGFEIAFPSLLEVAKSLGIGFPYDHHALKRIYANREVKLKKIPMEMMHRIPTTILHSLEGMPGVDWHKILRLQSSDGSFLYSPSATAFALKQTGDAKCFEYIDRIVKKFNGGVPNVYPVDLFEHIWVVDRLERLGISRYFKQEIKQCLDYVHSHWTEDGICWARNSAVRDVDDTAMAFRLLRLHGYDVSPSVFEKFEKDGEFFCFAGQSTQAVTGMYNLNRASQLRFPAEDVLQRAGRFSYEFLREREAQGTIRDKWIIAKDLPGEVKYTLDFPWYASLPRVEARVYLDQYGGENDVWIGKTLYRMPLVNNNTYLELAKRDFNRCQVQHQLEWHGLQKWFIDNGLETFGVALRDVLRAYFLAAACIFEPSRATERLAWAKVSVLANIITKYLHSDLSGNEMMERFMHGGLHEGHSTISWRKGDAKEDILVGALQQFIDLLAQETLPVGEGPMYINNLLRCAWIEWMMQLINREDDTYDSSVIQEGSCMVHDKQTCLLLVKIIEICGGRTGEASSMINSMDGACFIQLASSICDNLHHKMLLSQDTETNEVAMSHMDEKIEAGMQELTQNFLQTHDDGTSSETKRTLLSVVRSCYYAANCPHDVFDRHVSKVIFEHVF, encoded by the exons ATGATGCTGGGATCGATGAGTGATGGCGAGATCAGCGTGTCGGCATACGACACTGCCTGGGTCGCCCTGGTGCCGAGGCTCGATGACAGCGATAGCCCCCAGTTCCCCGCCACCCTCCAGTGGATTCTCGACAACCAGCTCCCAGACGGCTCCTGGGGGGACGCTGCCCTGTTCTCCGCCTATGACCGGATCACCAACACCCTTGCCTGTGTCGTGGCTCTCACAAAGTGGTCTCTTGGCCCTGATAAATGCAGCAGAG GGCTCTCTTTTCTGGAAGAGAACATGTGGAGACTAGCAGAGGAAGACCTGGAGTCGATGCCCATCGGCTTCGAGATTGCGTTTCCTTCTCTCCTGGAGGTGGCCAAGAGCTTGGGCATTGGGTTCCCGTATGATCACCATGCTCTGAAGCGCATATATGCCAACAGAGAAGTGAAGCTCAAGAA GATTCCGATGGAGATGATGCACAGAATTCCAACGACGATCCTGCATTCCCTTGAAGGAATGCCTGGGGTGGACTGGCACAAGATCCTCAGGCTCCAGTCTAGTGATGGGTCCTTCCTCTATTCTCCTTCAGCTACAGCCTTTGCTCTCAAGCAAACTGGTGACGCAAAATGCTTCGAGTACATCGACAGAATCGTcaagaaattcaatggaggag TTCCCAATGTTTACCCTGTCGATCTCTTTGAACACATCTGGGTCGTCGATCGGCTGGAGCGTCTTGGAATCTCACGCTACTTCAAGCAAGAAATTAAACAGTGCTTGGACTATGTCCACAG CCACTGGACTGAAGACGGTATTTGCTGGGCAAGGAACTCCGCTGTAAGAGACGTGGATGACACAGCCATGGCATTCCGGCTGCTGCGGCTACATGGATACGATGTCTCCCCGA GTGTATTTGAGAAGTTTGAGAAGGACGGGGAGTTCTTCTGTTTCGCGGGGCAATCAACGCAAGCAGTCACTGGGATGTACAACCTGAACAGGGCCTCTCAGCTAAGATTCCCTGCAGAGGATGTGTTGCAGCGTGCAGGGAGATTCTCGTATGAGTTCCTTAGAGAAAGGGAAGCCCAGGGCACGATCCGAGACAAATGGATCATTGCTAAGGATCTACCAGGCGAG GTAAAATATACACTGGACTTCCCATGGTATGCAAGCTTACCGCGTGTAGAAGCAAGGGTCTACCTAGATCAATATGGTGGTGAGAATGATGTCTGGATTGGAAAGACACTCTACAG GATGCCACTTGTGAACAACAACACCTATCTTGAGTTGGCAAAGCGTGATTTCAATCGCTGCCAAGTCCAACATCAGCTTGAGTGGCATGGCCTACAAAA GTGGTTTATTGACAATGGCCTCGAGACTTTTGGGGTGGCTTTAAGAGATGTTCTGAGAGCTTATTTTCTAGCTGCCGCTTGCATTTTTGAACCAAGCCGTGCCACAGAGCGACTTGCATGGGCCAAGGTGTCAGTGCTGGCCAACATTATTACTAAATATCTTCATAGCGATTTGTCGGGTAATGAAATGATGGAACGGTTTATGCACGGCGGTCTCCATGAAGGACATAGTACTATATCATG GCGTAAAGGAGATGCAAAAGAGGACATTCTTGTGGGGGCACTTCAGCAGTTTATTGATTTATTGGCACAAGAGACACTACCTGTTGGTGAAGGACCAATGTACATCAACAATTTGTTACGTTGTGCT TGGATTGAATGGATGATGCAACTGATAAATAGAGAGGATGACACATACGATTCAAGTGTTATTCAAGAAGGGTCGTGCATGGTTCATGATAAACAAACATGTTTGCTTCTAGTCAAAATTATTGAGATTTGTGGTGGACGAACTGGTGAAGCATCATCGATGATAAACAGCATGGATGGTGCTTGCTTTATTCAGCTTGCGTCCTCTATTTGTGACAACCTTCACCACAAGATGTTACTTTCTCAG GACACCGAAACGAACGAGGTGGCGATGAGCCACATGGACGAGAAAATCGAGGCGGGCATGCAGGAACTCACCCAGAACTTTCTCCAGACACACGATGATGGGACGAGCAGCGAGACGAAGCGGACCTTGTTGAGCGTGGTGAGAAGCTGTTACTACGCGGCTAACTGCCCTCACGATGTATTCGATAGACATGTTTCGAAGGTCATTTTCGAACATGTGttttga